CTGGAGTTCGGGGACGAGATCGCGGCGTTCCGGAAGCTCGCAGGCGCGCGCGAGACCGATCTGCGGGCCGCCATCCACCTCGCGGATCTGCTCCTTTTCGGCGGCGACGCGGGCGAGCGGGCGAAGCTCCTGGAGAAGCTCCTCGCGGCCTGGGACGCGAGCGCCGAGGCGCAGCTCCTCACCGGGCGCAACGACGTCCGCGCCGCGGCGTACGTGGCGCTCGTCCGATCGCTCGAGGCGGCCGGGCGCTCGGCCGACGCCCGCAACCGGGCCGCCGAGGGCTTGGAGATCGCGAAGTCGCTCGACGCGAAGGCGGACGTGAACCGCCTGGCGGTGAGCTGGCTGAAGAAGTACGTCGGCGAGACGGACGACTGATCGGCGCTACTCCACCTGCGTCGCGGACTCGATGATCACGGGCACGACCGGGACGTCGCTGGAATCGGTCTCGACGACGGAGATCGCCTCGACGACGTCGTAGCCGGAGAGCGTGTCGCCGAACGCCGCCCCCGAAACATGGCCCGAAACATGGCCCCGAAACATGGCCCCGAAACATGGCTCAGACTCATTCTACAGTTTGGCGAACGGTTCGATGAACGATCAGAAACGTTCTGTGACGACGGATGGAACATGAGGTCACGATCGTACCGGTTTCGGGGTACACACCTTC
The sequence above is a segment of the Pseudomonadota bacterium genome. Coding sequences within it:
- a CDS encoding peptidylprolyl isomerase yields the protein MFRGHVSGHVSGAAFGDTLSGYDVVEAISVVETDSSDVPVVPVIIESATQVE